In Rhizobium sp. N324, a single genomic region encodes these proteins:
- the cobN gene encoding cobaltochelatase subunit CobN, producing MHLLLAQQGTISDGEEAIDLGQTPGDILCLSAADSELAAIAAAHRACGGPHSLRLASLMSLKHPMSVDTYVERTARHARLIIVRALGGASYFHYALEALHACAARNGALIAVLPGDARPDAGLTPFSNVGLDELNALWTYLIEGGDANARAFLDYAGAMLSGAEKPAPAVPLMKAGLWWPGRGLIGVEEWRRVTHSAEKVAVGPIVAISFYRALVQSGETGPIEALIEALQAQGLRPLPVFAYSLKDPVSTGILESVFSALKPDVVINTTGFAVSAPGADRQPTVLEANGAVVLQAILSASSREAWAASSQGLSARDLGMNVALPEVDGRVLARAVSFKTAARYDAAVETNIVASEPVAGRVRYTAELAANWARLRATPAHDRRIALVMANYPNRDGRLGNGVGLDTPAGSIQVLRAMEAAGYPLSDIPADGDTLIRHLMEGPTNSGHDGRVIRETLSLSLYNSFLASLPNQIQDEVRARWGDPGNDPYFRDGAFVLPFARFGGVLVGIQPARGYNIDPKESYHSPDLVPPHGYLAFYAFLRGKFGAHAVIHMGKHGNLEWLPGKALALSETCYPEAILGPLPHLYPFIVNDPGEGSQAKRRAAAVIIDHLTPPLTRAESYGPLKDLEALVDEYYEASGGDPRRIRLLSRQILDLVTDIGLDRDAGITSGESEGEALKKLDAYLCDLKEMQIRDGLHVFGVSPEGRLLTDLTVALARVPRGLGEGGDASLQRAIAGDVLKNPSPTPPHKGEGLTAALAATLATKADDETVRPASPSHLWGGVGEGPSFDPLDCDMAALWTGPRPAILAGLLDAPWRTNGDTVERIELLAAKFVAGEMECPTLWSQTRLVLFEIETRLKPSILACGAAEISGLLSGLDGRFVAPGPSGAPTRGRPDVLPTGRNFYSVDSRAVPTPAAYELGKKSAELLIRRYVQDHGDWPVSFGLTAWGTSNMRTGGDDIAQALALIGVKPLWDMSSRRVTGYEIIPQAVLGRPRVDVTLRISGFFRDAFPEQITLFDRAIRAVGALEEDETDNPIAARMCGEAARLAAAGLDAAAAKRRAGYRVFGSKPGAYGAGLQALIDEKGWERRADLAEAYLVWGSYAYGAGEEGKAERGLFEERLRSVQAVVQNQDNREHDLLDSDDYYQFEGGMAAAAEQLTGARPSIYHNDHSRPEKPVIRSLEEEIGRVVRGRVVNPKWISGVMRHGYKGAAEIAATVDYLFAFAATTGAVGAHHFEAVYQAFVTDPTVRDFMVEKNPAAFDEMTARLSEAIDRSLWTPRSNSARFDLAKQQNEVNR from the coding sequence ATGCATCTGCTTCTGGCCCAGCAGGGAACGATCAGCGACGGCGAGGAGGCGATCGACCTCGGCCAGACGCCGGGCGATATCCTGTGCCTGTCGGCCGCCGACAGCGAGTTGGCGGCAATCGCAGCCGCCCATCGCGCCTGCGGTGGCCCGCATTCGCTGCGGCTCGCCAGTCTCATGAGCCTCAAGCACCCGATGTCGGTCGATACCTATGTCGAGCGCACGGCGCGGCATGCCAGGCTCATCATCGTGCGGGCGCTCGGGGGCGCCAGCTATTTCCATTATGCGCTGGAGGCACTGCATGCTTGTGCGGCCCGCAATGGCGCGCTGATTGCGGTATTGCCCGGCGATGCCAGGCCGGATGCGGGGTTGACGCCGTTTTCGAATGTCGGGCTCGACGAACTCAACGCGCTCTGGACCTATCTGATCGAGGGCGGCGATGCCAATGCGCGCGCCTTTCTTGATTATGCCGGGGCGATGCTGTCGGGCGCGGAAAAGCCAGCACCGGCGGTGCCTTTGATGAAGGCCGGCCTCTGGTGGCCGGGGCGGGGGCTGATCGGGGTCGAGGAGTGGCGGCGGGTGACACATTCGGCGGAGAAGGTGGCGGTGGGGCCAATCGTCGCCATCAGCTTCTACCGCGCCCTCGTGCAGAGCGGCGAAACCGGGCCGATCGAGGCGCTGATCGAAGCCTTGCAGGCGCAGGGCCTCCGGCCGCTGCCGGTCTTTGCCTATAGCCTCAAGGATCCCGTCTCGACCGGCATTCTCGAAAGCGTGTTTTCAGCGCTGAAACCTGATGTTGTGATCAACACGACCGGCTTTGCCGTCTCCGCGCCCGGTGCCGACCGGCAGCCGACGGTGCTGGAGGCGAATGGGGCGGTGGTGCTGCAGGCAATCCTGTCGGCCTCGTCGCGGGAGGCATGGGCAGCTTCGTCGCAAGGCCTGTCGGCGCGCGATCTCGGCATGAACGTGGCGCTGCCCGAAGTCGACGGCCGGGTGCTGGCGCGGGCGGTCTCCTTCAAGACGGCGGCGCGTTACGATGCGGCTGTCGAAACCAACATTGTCGCCAGCGAACCAGTCGCCGGCCGGGTGCGCTATACGGCGGAACTCGCGGCCAACTGGGCGCGGCTGCGCGCCACGCCGGCACACGACCGGCGCATCGCGCTCGTCATGGCGAACTACCCGAACCGCGACGGCCGGCTCGGCAACGGGGTCGGCCTGGATACGCCGGCCGGCAGCATCCAGGTGCTTCGCGCGATGGAAGCAGCGGGTTACCCGCTCTCCGATATTCCGGCCGATGGCGACACGCTGATCCGGCATTTGATGGAAGGACCGACCAATTCGGGACATGACGGCCGCGTCATCCGCGAGACGTTATCCCTGAGTCTCTACAACAGCTTCCTGGCGTCTCTTCCCAATCAGATTCAGGATGAGGTCAGGGCCCGTTGGGGCGATCCCGGGAACGATCCGTATTTTCGCGACGGCGCCTTCGTCCTGCCTTTTGCCCGCTTCGGTGGCGTTCTCGTCGGCATTCAGCCGGCGCGCGGCTATAATATCGATCCGAAGGAGAGCTACCATTCGCCGGATCTCGTGCCGCCACACGGTTATCTTGCCTTCTACGCCTTCCTGCGGGGAAAATTCGGCGCCCACGCGGTCATTCATATGGGCAAACACGGCAATCTCGAATGGCTGCCGGGCAAGGCACTGGCGCTGTCGGAGACCTGTTATCCCGAGGCCATCCTCGGGCCGCTGCCGCATCTCTATCCCTTCATCGTCAACGATCCGGGCGAGGGCAGTCAGGCCAAGCGCCGGGCTGCCGCCGTCATCATCGATCACCTGACGCCGCCTTTGACCCGGGCCGAGAGCTATGGGCCGCTCAAGGATCTGGAAGCGCTCGTCGACGAATATTACGAGGCCTCCGGCGGCGATCCCCGCCGCATCCGGCTGCTCAGCCGGCAGATCCTCGATCTTGTCACCGATATCGGCCTCGACCGGGATGCCGGCATAACGAGCGGCGAAAGCGAAGGCGAAGCGCTGAAGAAGCTCGATGCCTATCTCTGCGACCTCAAGGAAATGCAGATTCGCGATGGACTGCATGTGTTCGGCGTTTCGCCGGAGGGGCGGCTGCTGACCGATTTGACCGTGGCGCTGGCCAGGGTGCCGCGTGGGCTGGGCGAGGGTGGGGATGCGAGTCTGCAGCGGGCAATTGCGGGGGATGTGTTGAAAAACCCCTCCCCAACCCCTCCCCACAAGGGGGAGGGACTTACCGCTGCGCTCGCGGCAACCTTGGCTACGAAAGCTGATGATGAGACGGTGCGCCCAGCTAGCCCCTCCCACCTGTGGGGAGGGGTTGGGGAGGGGCCTTCTTTCGACCCGCTCGACTGCGACATGGCCGCACTCTGGACCGGCCCGCGGCCCGCCATCCTCGCAGGCCTCCTCGACGCCCCCTGGCGCACCAACGGCGACACCGTCGAGCGGATCGAGCTGCTGGCGGCGAAATTCGTTGCCGGTGAGATGGAATGCCCGACTCTCTGGTCCCAAACCAGATTGGTGCTTTTCGAGATCGAGACCCGTCTCAAGCCTTCGATTCTTGCCTGCGGCGCGGCTGAGATATCAGGCCTGCTTTCCGGCCTCGACGGCCGCTTCGTGGCCCCTGGCCCCTCCGGCGCCCCGACCCGCGGGCGGCCCGATGTCTTGCCAACGGGTCGCAATTTCTATTCGGTCGACAGCCGCGCGGTGCCGACGCCGGCGGCTTACGAACTCGGCAAGAAATCCGCCGAGCTGCTGATCCGCCGCTATGTACAGGATCACGGCGACTGGCCCGTCTCCTTCGGGCTGACGGCCTGGGGCACGTCGAACATGCGCACCGGCGGCGACGATATCGCCCAGGCGTTGGCGCTGATCGGCGTCAAGCCGCTCTGGGATATGAGCTCGCGCCGCGTCACCGGCTATGAGATCATACCGCAGGCTGTGCTCGGGCGGCCGCGTGTCGACGTGACGCTCCGGATCTCCGGCTTCTTCCGTGACGCCTTTCCCGAGCAGATCACGCTGTTCGATAGGGCGATCCGCGCTGTCGGCGCGCTTGAAGAGGATGAGACCGACAACCCGATCGCAGCCCGCATGTGCGGCGAAGCGGCAAGACTTGCGGCTGCCGGTCTCGACGCCGCCGCGGCGAAACGCCGGGCGGGCTACCGGGTCTTCGGCTCGAAGCCCGGCGCTTATGGTGCCGGATTACAGGCGCTGATCGACGAAAAGGGCTGGGAGCGGCGGGCCGATCTCGCAGAGGCCTATCTCGTCTGGGGCAGCTATGCCTATGGCGCCGGCGAGGAGGGCAAGGCCGAACGCGGGCTGTTCGAGGAGCGGCTGCGCTCGGTGCAGGCCGTCGTTCAGAACCAGGACAATCGCGAGCACGACCTGCTCGACAGCGATGACTACTACCAGTTCGAGGGCGGCATGGCGGCGGCGGCCGAACAGCTGACCGGCGCGCGTCCCTCGATCTATCACAACGATCATTCGAGACCGGAAAAGCCGGTGATCCGTTCGCTGGAGGAGGAGATCGGCCGCGTCGTGCGCGGGCGTGTCGTCAATCCGAAATGGATATCGGGCGTCATGCGCCACGGCTACAAGGGCGCGGCCGAGATCGCCGCCACGGTCGACTATCTCTTCGCTTTCGCGGCGACGACGGGCGCAGTCGGCGCCCATCATTTCGAGGCAGTCTATCAGGCTTTCGTCACCGATCCCACTGTGCGCGATTTCATGGTGGAAAAGAATCCGGCGGCATTCGACGAGATGACGGCGCGGCTCTCTGAGGCGATCGACCGCAGCCTCTGGACGCCGCGCAGCAATTCGGCCCGGTTCGACCTGGCCAAACAACAGAATGAGGTGAACCGATGA
- the cobW gene encoding cobalamin biosynthesis protein CobW, with the protein MNQQKIPATVITGFLGAGKTTMIRNLLTNAGGKKIALIINEFGDLGVDGEVLRGCGAENCSEDDIIELTNGCICCTVADDFIPTMTKLLEREQRPDHIVIETSGLALPQPLVAAFNWPDIRTQVTVDGVITVVDSAAVAAGRFADDHDAVEAARSEDESLDHESPIEELFEDQLTCADLIVLNKTDLIDVAGLSRVRDEVASRTARKPAMIEARNGEVPAGILLGLGIGTQDDIANRKSHHELEHEDGTPHDHDEFDSFVVDLGPVADIASFVEALKSIISTHDVLRLKGFVDVAGKPMRLQLQAVGSRIDHYFDRAWTPGEQRGTRLVVIGLHEMDEAAVRMAIEALV; encoded by the coding sequence ATGAACCAGCAGAAAATTCCCGCAACCGTCATCACCGGTTTCCTTGGCGCCGGCAAGACGACGATGATCCGCAATCTGCTCACCAATGCCGGCGGCAAGAAGATCGCGCTGATCATCAACGAGTTCGGCGATCTCGGCGTCGACGGCGAGGTGCTGAGGGGCTGCGGCGCAGAAAACTGCAGCGAGGACGATATCATCGAGCTGACCAATGGCTGCATCTGCTGCACAGTTGCCGACGACTTCATCCCAACGATGACAAAGCTCCTGGAACGGGAACAGCGGCCCGACCATATCGTCATCGAAACCTCCGGCCTTGCTTTGCCGCAGCCGCTGGTCGCGGCCTTCAACTGGCCTGACATCCGCACCCAGGTCACCGTCGATGGCGTCATCACGGTGGTCGACAGCGCCGCCGTCGCCGCCGGCCGCTTCGCCGACGACCACGATGCTGTCGAGGCAGCGCGGAGTGAGGATGAATCGCTCGATCACGAGAGCCCGATCGAGGAGCTGTTCGAGGATCAGCTCACCTGCGCCGATCTGATCGTGCTCAACAAGACCGACCTGATCGACGTGGCCGGTCTTAGCCGGGTGCGCGACGAGGTCGCTTCCCGCACTGCACGCAAGCCGGCAATGATCGAGGCGAGGAACGGCGAGGTGCCGGCCGGCATCCTGCTCGGTCTCGGCATCGGCACGCAGGACGATATCGCCAATCGCAAGTCGCATCACGAACTCGAGCATGAGGACGGCACACCGCACGATCATGACGAATTCGATAGCTTCGTCGTCGATCTCGGCCCGGTCGCCGATATTGCCAGTTTCGTCGAGGCGCTGAAGAGCATCATATCAACCCATGACGTGCTGCGCCTCAAGGGCTTCGTCGACGTTGCCGGCAAGCCGATGCGCCTGCAACTCCAGGCCGTCGGCAGCCGCATCGACCACTATTTCGATCGCGCCTGGACGCCTGGGGAACAGCGCGGCACACGTCTCGTCGTCATCGGCCTGCATGAGATGGATGAGGCTGCTGTGCGGATGGCGATCGAGGCGCTGGTATAA
- the cobU gene encoding bifunctional adenosylcobinamide kinase/adenosylcobinamide-phosphate guanylyltransferase: MTIASTNTTFILGGARSGKSRFAENLVVSTGLDRHYLATGRAWDDEMQARIAQHRTDRGLSWTTHEEPLDLVGKLAAIDGEGRIVLIDCLTLWATNLMMEERDMTAEFTALADFLPDAKARLVFVSNEVGLGIVPDNRMARDFRDHAGRLHQMIAAKAAGVYFIAAGLPLKMKG, encoded by the coding sequence ATGACGATCGCTTCGACCAACACCACCTTTATCCTCGGCGGCGCACGCTCCGGCAAATCCCGCTTTGCCGAAAACCTTGTCGTTTCAACCGGCCTCGACCGCCACTATCTCGCGACCGGCCGGGCCTGGGACGACGAGATGCAGGCGCGCATTGCCCAGCACAGGACCGATCGCGGCCTCTCCTGGACGACGCATGAGGAGCCGCTCGATCTCGTTGGCAAGCTTGCCGCCATCGACGGCGAGGGGCGTATCGTGCTGATCGACTGCCTGACGCTCTGGGCCACCAATCTGATGATGGAGGAGCGGGATATGACCGCGGAGTTTACGGCGCTCGCTGATTTCCTGCCTGACGCGAAGGCGCGGCTCGTTTTCGTTTCCAACGAGGTCGGCCTCGGCATCGTGCCCGACAATCGCATGGCGCGGGATTTTCGCGATCATGCCGGCCGTCTCCACCAGATGATCGCGGCAAAGGCCGCCGGAGTCTATTTCATCGCGGCAGGATTGCCGCTGAAAATGAAGGGTTAA
- a CDS encoding chloride channel protein, which yields MLMKLDRRRFRALRVFFDPGRLRALTRRSEVGLSLAGAVVGIASGLAVTGMSYVSNELHQLVFGIPDSERLSSSVIDDKLLLLSAPVIGGILLGLLLFILAKRRKKPMVDPIEANALHGGRLSLTDSIIVAVQNLISNGFGASVGLEAGYTQLAAGLASKFGLKLQLRRSDLRILVGCGAAGAIAAAFNAPLTGAFYAFELIIGTYTIVSLTPVVVSALVSTLIARLLAEGDFTIDIGSFGAVVPADYIPALLLGACCAGVGILIMQGVSFVEELARKSSIAPPFRPALGGIIVGLLAMISPQVLSAGHGALHLNLSRDVAIPALVGLLLLKSLASAISIGSGFRGGLFFASLFMGALLGKLFAYCGPYFADATLTPVIYAVVGMSSLAVAVIGGPLTMTFLALEITGDFPITALVLAAVITSSLVVRSTFGYSFATWRFHLRGESIRSAHDVGWIRNLTVDKLMRADVKTARAGISLEEFKQAFPIGSTQRVILVEESDKYAGLVLVPEIYANPTDTQDEGKTLADFIHYRNDFLQPQMNARQAAAIFDKSESEALAVVNNLIERKVVGQLSESYTLRRYSEELDRRRREVSGEI from the coding sequence ATGCTTATGAAATTGGATCGGCGCCGTTTCCGTGCGCTGCGTGTCTTCTTCGACCCGGGGCGGCTGCGCGCTCTGACTCGCCGCAGCGAAGTCGGCCTGTCGCTGGCGGGCGCCGTCGTCGGCATCGCCTCAGGGCTTGCGGTCACCGGCATGAGCTACGTTTCGAATGAGCTGCACCAGCTGGTCTTCGGCATACCGGACAGCGAAAGGCTGAGCTCGTCGGTGATCGACGACAAGCTGCTGCTGCTCTCCGCCCCCGTCATCGGCGGCATTCTGCTCGGGCTGTTGCTCTTCATTTTGGCCAAGCGCCGCAAGAAACCGATGGTCGACCCGATCGAGGCCAATGCGCTGCATGGCGGCCGCCTGTCCTTGACCGACAGCATCATCGTCGCTGTGCAGAACCTGATCTCCAACGGCTTCGGCGCCTCCGTCGGCCTGGAGGCCGGCTACACCCAGCTTGCCGCCGGCCTCGCCTCGAAATTCGGCCTGAAACTGCAGCTCCGCCGCTCGGATCTGCGCATCCTCGTCGGCTGCGGCGCAGCCGGTGCCATCGCCGCCGCCTTCAACGCGCCGCTGACCGGCGCCTTCTATGCTTTCGAGCTGATCATCGGTACCTATACGATCGTGTCGCTGACCCCTGTGGTCGTCTCGGCCCTCGTTTCCACTTTGATCGCAAGGCTGCTGGCCGAAGGCGATTTCACCATCGATATCGGCAGCTTCGGCGCGGTCGTGCCGGCCGATTATATCCCGGCGCTGCTGCTTGGCGCCTGCTGCGCCGGCGTCGGTATCCTGATCATGCAGGGCGTCTCCTTCGTCGAAGAACTGGCACGCAAGAGCTCGATCGCCCCGCCCTTCCGTCCCGCCCTCGGCGGTATCATCGTCGGGCTGCTGGCGATGATCTCGCCGCAGGTGCTGTCGGCCGGCCACGGCGCGCTGCATCTCAACCTTTCCCGCGACGTGGCCATCCCGGCGCTGGTCGGCCTCCTCCTGTTGAAATCCTTGGCCTCGGCGATCTCGATCGGCTCGGGCTTCAGGGGCGGCCTGTTCTTCGCCTCGCTGTTCATGGGCGCCCTGCTCGGCAAGCTCTTTGCCTATTGCGGTCCCTATTTCGCTGATGCGACGCTGACGCCGGTCATCTATGCCGTGGTCGGCATGAGTTCGCTTGCCGTCGCCGTCATCGGCGGGCCGCTGACGATGACGTTCCTGGCGCTCGAAATTACCGGCGACTTCCCGATCACGGCGCTGGTGCTCGCCGCCGTCATCACCTCCTCGCTCGTCGTGCGCTCGACCTTCGGCTACTCCTTCGCCACATGGCGCTTCCATCTGCGCGGCGAAAGCATCCGCAGCGCCCATGACGTCGGCTGGATCCGCAACCTGACGGTGGACAAGCTGATGCGCGCCGACGTCAAAACGGCAAGAGCGGGCATTTCGCTGGAGGAATTCAAGCAGGCCTTCCCGATCGGCTCGACCCAGCGTGTCATCCTCGTCGAGGAGAGCGACAAATATGCCGGCCTCGTGCTGGTGCCGGAGATCTACGCCAATCCGACTGACACCCAGGACGAGGGCAAGACGCTGGCCGACTTCATCCACTATCGCAACGATTTCCTGCAGCCGCAGATGAATGCCCGCCAGGCGGCGGCGATCTTCGACAAGAGCGAAAGCGAAGCACTCGCCGTCGTCAACAACCTGATCGAACGGAAGGTGGTCGGCCAGCTCAGCGAAAGTTATACGCTGCGCCGTTACAGCGAAGAACTCGACCGCCGCCGCCGAGAGGTCTCGGGCGAGATCTGA
- a CDS encoding adenylate/guanylate cyclase domain-containing protein, producing the protein MPSLHPMYRGVAANFMRGGETVLENAEHGSETERDFERTPIFYLLSRGERTGRWNLASGEGLDYTELNEFALSGGTDHVISLFEFPKEVALRGLGFSLTSDAPGGFSDDQLAIVAALFPALGLAAYRVAVSKTATDILAVYTGARTSARILAGETRRGMGGSIDAAILLADLRNFTALTEVYQPGEIVGFLNEHFELIDRHVEENSGEILKFMGDSVLAIFPTEAEDPQKACKAALASAQNLLRANEELNRERTRNGGPDIGIDVVLHLGEVFYGNVGAHGRLDFTVIGRAVNEASRLEKLCGTLEQHLLLSESFATTCAVDCEYLGSFELRGVSKRADVFKIADAGATQAMGQISPETSRRRRSSSSL; encoded by the coding sequence ATGCCGTCCCTGCATCCCATGTATCGCGGCGTCGCGGCCAATTTCATGCGGGGCGGTGAGACCGTCCTTGAAAATGCGGAGCACGGCAGCGAGACGGAGCGTGACTTCGAGAGGACGCCGATCTTTTACCTCTTGAGCCGCGGCGAAAGAACGGGGCGATGGAATTTGGCGAGCGGCGAGGGGCTCGATTATACCGAACTCAACGAATTCGCGCTTTCCGGGGGCACGGATCACGTCATCAGCCTGTTCGAATTCCCGAAGGAAGTCGCGCTGCGCGGGCTCGGCTTCTCGCTGACGAGCGACGCGCCGGGCGGATTTTCCGATGATCAGCTGGCGATTGTCGCGGCGCTGTTCCCGGCGCTCGGACTGGCGGCCTACCGCGTGGCGGTTTCGAAGACGGCGACCGATATCCTCGCGGTCTATACCGGCGCCAGGACGAGCGCGCGCATCCTGGCCGGCGAAACCCGCAGGGGAATGGGCGGTTCCATCGATGCCGCCATCCTGCTGGCCGACCTTCGCAATTTCACGGCCTTGACCGAGGTCTATCAGCCCGGCGAGATCGTCGGGTTTCTCAACGAGCATTTCGAGCTGATCGACCGGCATGTCGAGGAAAATTCCGGTGAGATCCTGAAGTTCATGGGCGACAGCGTGCTGGCGATCTTTCCGACCGAGGCTGAGGACCCGCAAAAGGCGTGCAAGGCGGCTTTGGCCTCCGCCCAGAATCTGCTGAGGGCCAACGAAGAGCTCAATCGCGAGCGGACGCGCAACGGAGGTCCCGATATCGGCATCGATGTCGTGCTGCATCTCGGCGAGGTTTTCTACGGAAATGTCGGCGCCCACGGCAGGCTCGACTTCACGGTGATCGGCAGGGCCGTCAACGAAGCGTCGCGGCTGGAAAAGCTCTGCGGCACGCTTGAGCAGCACCTGTTGCTGTCGGAGAGCTTCGCGACGACCTGTGCCGTGGATTGCGAGTATCTCGGATCCTTCGAATTGCGCGGGGTTTCGAAGCGGGCTGACGTCTTCAAGATCGCCGACGCCGGGGCAACGCAAGCGATGGGTCAGATCTCGCCCGAGACCTCTCGGCGGCGGCGGTCGAGTTCTTCGCTGTAA
- a CDS encoding SDR family oxidoreductase, producing the protein MSVLDRFSLAGQVALVTGGGRGLGFEMARALAEAGAHVIVTGRTAATLEDAVNIIRAAGGTAEAAAFDIADSEAQRAVMADIDHSHGRLDILINNVGARDRRPLAEFDDDAIIELLRTDLAAAMMLSRDAAVLMKRRNYGRLIAVTSISGHVVMPGDCVYPAAKQGLTGLMRGMAVEFGPYGITSNAIAPGWFATETNAAMAANEELMPFVRQRIPVQRWGRPDEIAGAALLLASGGASFVNGHVLTVDGGMTVRM; encoded by the coding sequence ATGAGCGTATTGGATAGATTTTCACTGGCAGGTCAGGTGGCGCTCGTGACCGGCGGTGGCCGTGGTCTGGGCTTCGAGATGGCGCGCGCCCTTGCGGAGGCCGGCGCCCATGTCATCGTTACCGGCCGCACGGCGGCGACGCTGGAAGATGCGGTAAACATCATTCGTGCCGCGGGCGGCACGGCGGAGGCTGCGGCCTTCGATATCGCCGACAGCGAAGCGCAGCGTGCTGTGATGGCCGATATCGACCACAGCCACGGCCGCCTCGATATTCTGATCAACAATGTCGGCGCCCGCGACAGACGGCCGTTGGCCGAATTCGACGATGACGCGATCATCGAACTGCTGCGCACCGATCTGGCCGCCGCGATGATGCTTTCGCGGGACGCCGCCGTGCTGATGAAGCGGCGCAATTATGGCCGCCTGATCGCGGTGACCTCGATTAGCGGTCATGTCGTCATGCCCGGCGACTGCGTCTATCCGGCTGCAAAGCAGGGCCTGACGGGACTGATGCGCGGCATGGCGGTCGAATTCGGTCCGTACGGCATCACCAGCAACGCGATTGCGCCCGGCTGGTTCGCCACGGAGACGAATGCGGCGATGGCCGCGAACGAGGAATTGATGCCCTTCGTGCGCCAGCGCATTCCGGTCCAGCGCTGGGGACGCCCCGACGAGATCGCCGGCGCGGCGCTGCTTCTTGCAAGCGGCGGCGCCTCCTTCGTCAACGGCCACGTGCTGACTGTCGACGGCGGCATGACCGTCAGGATGTGA
- a CDS encoding cobyric acid synthase — MARAIMLQGTGSDVGKTVLVAGLCRLAANRGLTVRPFKPQNMSNNAAVADDGGEIGRAQWLQSLAARTPSSVHMNPVLLKPQSENGSQIIVQGRVFGQAKGRDYQRLKPQLLGAVLESFEKVAAGADLVIVEGAGSPAEINLRAGDIANMGFATLAGVPVVLIGDIDRGGVIASLVGTHAILDDADRAMIAGYIINKFRGDISLFDDGIRAVAGFTGWPCFGVVPWLPGAARLPAEDSVVLERLAKGGAGALKIAVPVLPRIANFDDLDPLRAEPDVELVFVRSGERLPADASLVILPGSKSTISDLADFRAEGWDRDLQAHVRRGGRVIGICGGYQMLGRTVHDPLGIEGGTLETPGLALLDVETEMAPEKTLRNSHARSTEYDVPLAGYQIHLGITRGPDCDRPSAIIDGAPDGALSADGRIMGTYLHGLFGSDAYRARLLQSFGLSGEQRNYRESVERALDEIASELGKHLDAHWLAGLLE; from the coding sequence ATGGCAAGAGCGATCATGCTGCAGGGAACCGGCTCGGATGTCGGCAAGACGGTGCTGGTCGCCGGCCTCTGCCGGCTGGCCGCCAATCGGGGCCTCACCGTTCGGCCCTTCAAGCCGCAGAACATGTCGAACAATGCCGCGGTTGCCGATGACGGCGGCGAGATCGGCCGGGCGCAGTGGCTGCAATCGCTGGCGGCGCGCACGCCGTCCTCGGTGCACATGAACCCGGTGCTGCTGAAGCCGCAGTCGGAAAACGGCAGCCAGATCATCGTGCAGGGCAGGGTGTTCGGGCAGGCGAAGGGGCGGGACTATCAGCGGCTGAAGCCGCAGCTGCTCGGCGCGGTGCTGGAAAGCTTCGAAAAAGTCGCTGCGGGCGCCGATCTCGTCATCGTCGAGGGTGCCGGATCGCCGGCCGAAATCAATCTCAGGGCCGGCGATATCGCCAATATGGGTTTTGCGACGCTGGCCGGCGTGCCGGTCGTGCTCATCGGCGATATCGACCGTGGCGGGGTCATCGCCTCACTGGTCGGCACGCATGCGATCCTCGACGATGCCGACCGGGCGATGATTGCGGGCTATATCATCAACAAGTTCCGCGGCGACATCTCACTGTTTGACGACGGCATCCGCGCCGTCGCAGGCTTTACCGGCTGGCCGTGTTTCGGCGTCGTGCCGTGGCTGCCGGGTGCCGCGCGTCTGCCGGCCGAAGATTCGGTCGTGCTCGAACGGCTGGCGAAGGGCGGTGCGGGTGCACTGAAGATCGCCGTGCCGGTGCTGCCGCGCATCGCCAATTTCGACGATCTCGACCCGCTGCGGGCCGAGCCGGACGTCGAACTGGTCTTCGTGCGATCAGGCGAACGGCTGCCTGCCGATGCGAGCCTCGTCATTCTTCCCGGCTCGAAATCGACGATATCGGATCTCGCCGATTTCAGGGCGGAAGGCTGGGACCGGGATCTGCAGGCGCATGTCAGGCGCGGCGGCCGGGTGATCGGCATTTGTGGCGGCTACCAGATGCTCGGCCGCACGGTGCACGATCCGCTCGGTATCGAGGGCGGGACGCTTGAGACGCCGGGGCTTGCGCTTCTCGACGTCGAGACCGAGATGGCGCCTGAGAAAACTCTGCGCAACAGCCATGCCCGCTCGACCGAATACGACGTGCCGCTTGCCGGCTACCAGATCCATCTCGGCATCACCCGCGGCCCGGATTGCGATAGACCTTCGGCGATTATCGACGGCGCGCCCGACGGGGCGCTTTCGGCCGACGGCCGAATCATGGGCACCTATCTGCATGGGCTCTTCGGCAGCGACGCCTATCGCGCCCGGCTGCTGCAAAGCTTCGGGCTCTCGGGCGAGCAGAGGAATTACCGCGAGAGCGTCGAGCGGGCGCTGGATGAGATCGCGAGCGAGCTGGGGAAGCATCTCGATGCGCACTGGCTTGCGGGGTTGCTGGAGTAG